The Kitasatospora sp. NBC_00374 genome has a segment encoding these proteins:
- a CDS encoding PfaD family polyunsaturated fatty acid/polyketide biosynthesis protein: MNHPQTPLLWQGEQYPSTDPAGVYHVLADLERPCFVVRTPRGIGAAATGRPAPAGAPGGLPLLAAVAPLPPHRLGSAAFLAAHGVRQPYLAGAMAGGIASADLVVALAREGFLASFGAAGLLPESIEKALARFAAEIPGLPYAVNLIHSPSEERLEREAVELFLRHGVRCVEASAFMALSPHIVRYRLAGLRQGPDGQVVAEHRVIAKISRTETAERFMRPAPAATVSALLTQGLISPLQADLAKYVPMADDITVEADSGGHTDRRPLPALLPSILRLRDSVQREHRYPAPIRVGAAGGLGTPIAVAAAFAMGAAYVVTGSVNQSCVESGASKATKALLAEAGIADCEMAPAADMFELGVELQVLKKGTLFPMRAKKLYELYQAHDGLEALPEGERARLEAQVFRRPLEDVWQECVGYFRRRDPEQLARAQDSPKRRMALVFRWYLGMSSRWATVGDPDRTLDYQIWCGPAMGSFNDWVTASYLKAPGNRRVADVAHHLMRGAAFHTRVAALRTAGVQLPAAVADYRPVPLESPVAALGGAL; the protein is encoded by the coding sequence ATGAACCACCCGCAGACACCGCTGCTCTGGCAGGGGGAGCAGTACCCGAGTACCGACCCGGCCGGGGTCTACCACGTCCTGGCCGACCTCGAACGGCCCTGTTTCGTGGTCCGCACCCCGCGCGGCATCGGCGCCGCCGCCACCGGCCGGCCCGCTCCCGCCGGGGCGCCCGGCGGCCTGCCGCTGCTGGCCGCGGTGGCCCCGCTGCCCCCGCACCGGCTCGGCTCGGCGGCCTTCCTCGCCGCGCACGGGGTGCGCCAGCCGTACCTGGCCGGGGCGATGGCCGGCGGGATCGCCTCCGCCGACCTGGTCGTCGCCCTCGCCCGGGAGGGCTTCCTGGCCTCCTTCGGCGCGGCCGGCCTGCTGCCCGAGAGCATCGAGAAGGCGCTGGCCCGGTTCGCCGCCGAGATCCCCGGCCTGCCGTACGCGGTGAACCTGATCCACAGCCCCAGCGAGGAGCGGCTGGAGCGGGAGGCCGTCGAGCTGTTCCTGCGGCACGGCGTGCGCTGTGTGGAGGCCTCCGCCTTCATGGCGCTCAGCCCGCACATCGTCCGCTACCGGCTGGCCGGTCTGCGGCAGGGCCCGGACGGTCAGGTGGTCGCCGAGCACCGGGTGATCGCCAAGATCTCCCGGACCGAGACCGCCGAGCGCTTCATGCGCCCGGCCCCCGCGGCCACCGTCAGCGCGCTGCTGACCCAGGGGCTGATCAGCCCGCTGCAGGCCGACCTGGCCAAGTACGTGCCGATGGCCGACGACATCACCGTGGAGGCGGACTCGGGCGGCCACACCGACCGCCGCCCGCTGCCCGCGCTGCTGCCCAGCATCCTGCGGCTGCGCGACAGCGTGCAGCGCGAGCACCGCTACCCCGCGCCGATCCGGGTCGGCGCGGCCGGCGGCCTGGGCACCCCGATCGCGGTGGCCGCGGCCTTCGCGATGGGTGCGGCCTACGTGGTGACCGGCTCGGTCAACCAGTCCTGCGTCGAGTCCGGCGCTTCGAAGGCGACCAAGGCGCTGCTGGCCGAGGCGGGCATCGCCGACTGCGAGATGGCCCCGGCGGCCGACATGTTCGAGCTGGGCGTGGAGCTCCAGGTGCTCAAGAAGGGCACGCTGTTCCCGATGCGGGCCAAGAAGCTCTACGAGCTCTACCAGGCCCACGACGGCCTGGAGGCACTGCCCGAGGGCGAGCGGGCCCGGCTGGAGGCGCAGGTCTTCCGGCGGCCGCTGGAGGACGTCTGGCAGGAGTGCGTCGGCTACTTCCGCCGCCGCGACCCCGAGCAGCTGGCCCGCGCGCAGGACAGCCCGAAGCGGCGGATGGCGCTGGTCTTCCGCTGGTACCTGGGGATGTCCTCGCGCTGGGCCACGGTCGGCGACCCCGACCGCACCCTGGACTACCAGATCTGGTGCGGCCCGGCGATGGGCAGCTTCAACGACTGGGTCACGGCCAGCTATCTCAAGGCCCCGGGCAACCGCAGGGTCGCCGACGTCGCCCACCACCTGATGCGCGGCGCCGCCTTCCACACCCGGGTGGCCGCGCTGCGGACGGCCGGTGTGCAGCTGCCGGCCGCCGTCGCCGACTACCGTCCGGTGCCGCTGGAGTCGCCGGTGGCCGCCCTCGGCGGTGCCCTGTGA